From Zavarzinella sp., one genomic window encodes:
- a CDS encoding protein kinase: MNEETLFHLLINAPEHERQQILNRECAGQTELRHRMLELLANCQTSDGVIHQMCEFFQEGLESGIIPDVEELVATAQEEIRAELIMELIKLEERYADTDERGRIRTRYCELFPKYREMILNDDKSPRASPSMLESTVDSKNTVVDSSDKYPEIPNYVIQHELAKGGMGCVYAAYDKVFEREVAIKTLLPKANRNRFIVESRITGMLTHPSIPPVHELGTTAEGMPYLVMKLIRGKTLSELLKGRNSLEDEFPRFMQIFAQIVQAVAFAHSQGVIHRDLKPLNVMVGQFGEVQVMDWGLARKLSDSESEGRENRVNNEIQGLTIAGMVMGTPGYLSPSQARGEKANPSFDVFALGSILTSILTGKPAVTGESAREIILKTARNELQDAMLRLQFSTADQELVKIARMCLLTDLADSFPDAQAVYTAIQEYQNRLEKELKLAQAEKAVAYTRIAEARKRQRLVKSAITVLGIVILTGLFLSVRYAFQAAQAEKKAYAQEKVAAGRLKDLRNSFDALQDTQEMLDRLLAVSRMQLANAMWRTNDPPSGIGAILDTIPNRLRGWEHSILAQQLPGGYMTLSGHDRDVIDLAISSDGKHVVSAGVDRSLRVWNSDTGECVHVISGLGSAIQTVNFHPKDNIIISGSNDGTLRIWDVISGKQTRVILAHESPIFCVRWFPSGRGFATASNDGMIHLYNDQGKLLKKIHAHAKGVESIDFHPDGNTMYSIGKDDLLKIWSLNDYSHRAVSLHEGTQGYLASVGVGSSENHKFSLNHCTVCSPDGSRIASREVDKNVIIRDASNGKILLILDNESDGTPKDIQFSPDGLSVSAALSNGSIQIWNAITGQQQGILHSRHNRIYSHRYTPDGTRIIAAATSGKLVFWNITVKHQQSIVASKIKSNDQVISSPMSDRYIVINHNQNMIIRSLSDHQQIVDIPIKDRLLSQISFSPAGKYAVGYFAKDDDQNDKVVSIWNTNNGQLLKPFSDTNNTGRAIAFAGNDRYLICSHSDREIVIVDIDKEHSKPLVALESQAPGRIVAVAEQPLWLITYMYPNLRIWSIPDGKLLNEIALDKFTMAFVSNDGKSLIISQANGKLILFDLVKNRRIKEFKKSSLFISINPDTNMFAMQQLSSSHINLIDTATGNILRTIQPAIPQGKHLLFSPDGTRLFTADSEGRISVWDTEFGNLLMTLSCEQRIRNIHYHATRNSLLVYVQDGTLYEFGAIPPDAEVGPPAPQMLQFRKNMATIPRASWHYQQGILAERLNHWFSAEWHWAKLLQIEPDSQTARKKLLEAKLKRFGQPILPR, encoded by the coding sequence ATGAACGAAGAAACGCTGTTTCATTTGCTGATCAATGCACCTGAACATGAACGGCAACAAATTCTGAATCGGGAATGTGCAGGTCAGACAGAACTTCGCCACAGAATGCTTGAATTGTTGGCAAATTGTCAGACATCTGATGGTGTCATCCATCAAATGTGCGAATTCTTCCAGGAAGGATTGGAATCAGGTATTATTCCGGATGTAGAAGAGCTCGTTGCCACAGCACAGGAAGAGATCAGAGCAGAATTGATCATGGAACTGATCAAACTCGAAGAACGCTACGCAGACACGGATGAACGAGGTAGAATTCGTACACGATATTGTGAACTGTTTCCGAAGTATCGAGAAATGATTCTCAATGACGATAAAAGTCCGCGCGCCTCACCGAGTATGCTGGAATCTACAGTTGACAGCAAGAACACAGTTGTAGATTCATCGGATAAGTACCCAGAGATTCCCAATTATGTGATACAGCACGAATTGGCCAAGGGTGGTATGGGTTGTGTTTATGCGGCATACGATAAAGTGTTTGAACGAGAAGTTGCGATAAAAACCCTGTTACCAAAAGCGAATCGAAATAGATTCATTGTTGAATCCCGTATTACAGGTATGTTAACCCATCCCTCGATCCCACCTGTACATGAATTAGGCACAACAGCAGAGGGAATGCCTTATCTGGTGATGAAACTAATTCGAGGAAAAACCCTTTCCGAGTTGCTGAAAGGTCGCAATTCATTAGAAGATGAATTTCCGAGATTTATGCAGATATTTGCACAGATAGTTCAAGCAGTCGCATTTGCACATTCTCAAGGTGTCATCCATCGTGATTTGAAACCATTAAACGTGATGGTGGGTCAATTCGGTGAAGTGCAGGTAATGGATTGGGGTCTGGCACGAAAGCTGTCGGATTCGGAGTCTGAAGGGCGTGAAAATAGAGTCAACAACGAAATTCAAGGATTGACGATTGCAGGAATGGTAATGGGAACACCAGGCTATCTATCTCCCTCTCAGGCACGCGGAGAAAAGGCAAATCCCAGTTTTGATGTGTTTGCCCTTGGAAGTATTCTGACTTCGATTCTTACCGGGAAGCCAGCAGTCACAGGAGAATCAGCTCGAGAGATAATACTGAAGACGGCTCGAAACGAACTTCAGGACGCAATGTTGCGATTGCAGTTCAGTACGGCTGATCAAGAATTAGTTAAGATCGCTAGAATGTGTTTGCTTACAGACTTGGCAGATAGCTTCCCAGACGCACAAGCGGTTTATACAGCAATTCAGGAATATCAGAACCGGTTAGAAAAAGAATTGAAGCTCGCTCAGGCAGAAAAAGCAGTTGCCTATACCAGGATCGCAGAAGCTCGCAAAAGGCAGAGATTAGTCAAATCTGCCATCACAGTGTTGGGAATTGTCATACTTACAGGTCTTTTCTTGTCAGTCAGATATGCATTTCAAGCTGCACAAGCAGAGAAAAAAGCGTATGCGCAGGAAAAAGTTGCAGCAGGGCGACTCAAGGATTTGCGCAACTCCTTTGATGCTCTGCAGGATACCCAGGAAATGCTTGATCGATTGCTTGCAGTCAGTCGAATGCAATTGGCAAATGCAATGTGGCGAACGAATGATCCCCCTTCTGGAATTGGAGCCATCCTGGATACGATTCCTAACCGTCTGAGAGGCTGGGAACACAGCATTTTGGCCCAGCAACTCCCAGGCGGCTACATGACATTGTCTGGACACGACAGGGATGTCATTGATCTGGCGATCAGTTCGGATGGCAAACACGTAGTATCTGCTGGAGTGGATCGTTCACTTCGTGTCTGGAATAGTGATACCGGAGAGTGTGTTCATGTAATATCTGGACTTGGCAGTGCCATTCAAACGGTAAACTTTCATCCTAAAGATAACATCATTATCTCGGGTTCAAATGATGGCACTCTTCGCATTTGGGATGTGATTTCTGGAAAGCAAACTCGAGTGATTCTTGCTCATGAAAGTCCAATTTTTTGCGTACGTTGGTTTCCCAGTGGTAGAGGCTTTGCAACTGCTTCGAATGATGGAATGATCCACCTGTATAATGACCAGGGAAAATTGCTTAAAAAAATACATGCGCATGCCAAAGGTGTTGAATCGATCGATTTTCACCCTGATGGTAATACGATGTATTCTATCGGCAAAGATGATCTGTTAAAAATTTGGAGTTTGAACGATTATTCTCATCGTGCAGTGTCTTTGCATGAAGGCACACAAGGCTACTTAGCGAGCGTTGGTGTCGGAAGCTCGGAAAACCACAAGTTTAGCCTGAATCATTGCACGGTCTGTAGTCCTGATGGATCGAGAATTGCTTCACGTGAAGTAGATAAAAATGTAATTATACGCGATGCTTCCAATGGCAAAATCTTGCTGATTCTGGACAATGAATCTGATGGAACCCCAAAAGATATTCAGTTCAGCCCGGATGGATTGTCAGTATCAGCAGCATTGAGCAACGGATCAATCCAGATCTGGAATGCAATCACCGGACAACAGCAAGGAATACTTCACAGCCGCCACAATCGTATCTATTCTCATCGTTATACTCCGGACGGCACACGAATTATCGCTGCAGCAACTAGTGGCAAACTAGTATTTTGGAATATCACCGTCAAGCATCAACAATCGATAGTTGCTAGTAAAATCAAGTCTAATGACCAAGTAATTTCATCACCAATGAGTGATCGATATATTGTAATAAATCACAATCAGAATATGATAATTCGATCCTTATCCGATCACCAGCAGATCGTAGATATTCCTATCAAGGACCGGTTATTATCACAAATCAGTTTCAGCCCTGCTGGAAAGTATGCTGTGGGATATTTTGCCAAGGATGATGATCAAAACGACAAAGTCGTTTCAATATGGAATACAAACAATGGCCAATTATTGAAGCCATTCTCTGATACCAACAACACAGGCAGAGCAATTGCCTTTGCTGGCAATGATAGATATCTAATCTGCTCGCATTCTGACAGGGAAATTGTAATTGTTGATATTGACAAAGAGCATTCCAAGCCACTTGTTGCTTTGGAGAGTCAGGCGCCAGGCAGAATCGTTGCTGTCGCAGAGCAGCCGCTTTGGCTGATTACCTATATGTATCCAAATCTCCGCATTTGGTCTATCCCTGACGGCAAGCTTTTAAACGAGATTGCTTTGGACAAATTTACAATGGCATTTGTTAGCAATGATGGCAAATCTCTTATCATCTCTCAGGCAAATGGCAAGCTGATCCTTTTTGATTTGGTTAAGAATCGTCGAATTAAGGAATTCAAAAAGTCGAGTCTCTTTATTTCGATTAACCCTGATACTAATATGTTTGCCATGCAGCAACTCAGCTCCTCACATATTAATCTGATTGATACTGCGACTGGAAATATTTTGCGAACAATTCAGCCGGCAATACCACAAGGAAAACATCTCTTATTCAGTCCCGATGGAACACGTTTATTTACCGCAGATTCTGAGGGTCGTATTTCTGTCTGGGATACTGAATTCGGAAACTTGTTAATGACCCTATCATGTGAACAGCGTATCAGAAACATTCATTATCACGCTACTCGTAATTCTTTGTTAGTCTATGTTCAGGATGGCACTTTGTATGAATTTGGTGCTATTCCACCGGACGCTGAAGTGGGGCCACCGGCCCCTCAGATGCTTCAGTTTCGAAAGAACATGGCCACAATTCCCAGAGCAAGCTGGCACTATCAACAGGGCATACTTGCAGAACGCCTGAATCATTGGTTTTCAGCCGAGTGGCACTGGGCAAAACTCTTACAAATTGAACCCGATAGTCAAACGGCTCGGAAAAAATTGCTCGAGGCAAAGTTGAAACGTTTTGGGCAACCTATTCTCCCAAGATGA
- a CDS encoding amidohydrolase, translating to MIQRLVLLLCAMAHSPMFVWAAPAPTSIILNAKIITADAKFQIVEAMALHNDKIIALGARKTVMALAASETDILDMDGRTILPGLIDSHVHIYGAAMHEFDHPIPPMDDIADLLKYVQARTQVVPKGEWISIRQVFITRLKEQRYPTKEELDRAAPDHPVVFSTGPDASVNSLALKLSGIDKDFKVTDGGAGYVEKDPKTQEPTGIIRSCTRYLKVKTSSRSASKEQKITRLLELLQDYHSVGLTGIIDRNCSTDVADLLSELNKNQQLHTRVSLSMGVGSSGSMENIQKSIDRIASHPLRKTDPTLQIIGIKMFLDGGMLTGSAYMRQPWGTSKIYSITDPQYRGLLFITPDRLEQIVHHTVKVGLQFTAHSVGDGAVHTLLDTYQKVNKVLPVAKTRPCLTHSNFMSKEAVQMCKELGVVVDIQPAWLYLDSHTLVKQFGRERLRYFQPLQSLMKAGVTVGGGSDHMQRVGSFTSVNPYNPFLGMQTAITRKGKYLEDPLHPVESLSREQAIQFYTIQNARIMGLENQIGSLEVGKKADFVVLNQDILTCPATDIHRTTCLQTWVDGKKVLSVK from the coding sequence ATGATTCAGCGTCTTGTTCTTCTTCTGTGCGCGATGGCACATTCGCCCATGTTCGTGTGGGCAGCGCCAGCACCGACCAGTATTATTCTGAACGCAAAAATTATTACGGCTGATGCCAAATTCCAGATAGTAGAGGCAATGGCACTGCACAATGACAAAATTATTGCACTTGGTGCCCGAAAAACAGTCATGGCTCTGGCTGCTTCGGAAACAGATATTCTCGACATGGATGGCAGAACCATTTTGCCTGGGCTGATTGATTCGCATGTGCACATTTATGGGGCGGCAATGCACGAATTTGACCACCCCATCCCACCGATGGACGATATTGCCGATCTGCTGAAGTATGTGCAGGCACGCACGCAGGTGGTGCCGAAGGGGGAATGGATTTCGATTCGCCAGGTGTTTATCACGCGGTTAAAAGAACAGCGTTATCCCACGAAAGAGGAACTGGACCGCGCCGCACCAGACCATCCCGTGGTATTTTCCACTGGTCCTGATGCTTCCGTTAATTCGCTCGCACTGAAGCTCAGTGGGATCGATAAAGATTTCAAAGTGACCGATGGTGGTGCAGGTTATGTGGAGAAAGACCCGAAGACACAAGAGCCGACGGGGATTATTCGCAGTTGCACGAGGTATTTGAAGGTGAAAACCAGTTCCCGCAGTGCGTCCAAAGAACAAAAAATCACCCGCCTGTTGGAATTGCTACAAGATTATCATTCTGTCGGTTTAACAGGCATTATTGATCGAAATTGTAGCACCGATGTGGCAGATTTACTGTCTGAACTCAACAAAAATCAACAATTACATACACGCGTTTCTCTTTCCATGGGCGTTGGTTCGAGCGGTTCCATGGAGAATATTCAGAAGAGTATCGACCGCATCGCCAGTCATCCGTTGCGGAAAACCGACCCCACATTACAGATTATTGGCATCAAAATGTTCCTGGATGGTGGTATGCTGACTGGCAGTGCCTACATGCGGCAACCATGGGGCACCAGCAAAATCTATTCGATCACCGACCCACAGTACCGTGGGCTGCTGTTTATTACCCCCGATCGGCTGGAACAGATTGTGCACCACACGGTGAAGGTGGGTCTGCAATTTACCGCACACTCCGTGGGCGACGGTGCGGTACACACCCTGCTGGATACCTATCAGAAGGTGAACAAGGTGCTGCCAGTTGCAAAAACGCGGCCGTGCCTGACCCACAGTAACTTCATGAGTAAAGAAGCCGTGCAGATGTGCAAAGAACTGGGTGTCGTGGTCGATATTCAGCCCGCCTGGCTGTATCTGGATTCCCACACACTGGTGAAGCAGTTCGGTCGTGAACGTTTGCGATATTTTCAGCCACTTCAGTCGCTGATGAAAGCCGGAGTGACTGTGGGTGGTGGCTCCGACCACATGCAACGGGTGGGTTCGTTTACTTCGGTAAACCCGTACAACCCTTTTCTGGGTATGCAAACAGCAATCACGCGTAAAGGGAAATATCTGGAAGACCCACTGCACCCGGTAGAAAGCCTGTCGCGGGAACAGGCAATCCAGTTCTACACCATTCAGAACGCACGCATTATGGGGCTGGAAAATCAGATCGGTTCATTGGAAGTGGGTAAAAAAGCCGATTTTGTAGTACTGAATCAGGATATTCTTACCTGTCCTGCTACCGACATCCACCGCACCACCTGCCTCCAGACATGGGTCGACGGCAAGAAAGTGTTATCAGTGAAGTAG